The following coding sequences lie in one Nitratireductor mangrovi genomic window:
- a CDS encoding response regulator has protein sequence MTKTVLTVDDSRTIREMLRATLTEAGMNVLQAEDGVHGLEVLRGARPDVIVTDINMPRMDGFGFIEAVRGDEQHRAIPILVLTTESVDDKKDRARRLGATGWIVKPFDPAKLVNAINRVAA, from the coding sequence ATGACCAAGACAGTATTGACCGTCGATGACTCGCGGACCATCCGGGAAATGTTGCGCGCCACCCTGACCGAAGCCGGCATGAACGTGCTGCAGGCCGAGGACGGCGTTCACGGGCTGGAGGTGCTGCGGGGCGCGCGCCCGGATGTCATCGTCACCGACATCAACATGCCGCGCATGGACGGTTTCGGCTTCATCGAGGCGGTGCGCGGCGACGAACAGCATCGCGCCATCCCGATTCTCGTGCTGACGACCGAAAGCGTCGACGACAAGAAGGACCGCGCCCGACGCCTTGGCGCCACCGGCTGGATCGTCAAGCCTTTCGACCCGGCCAAGCTGGTCAATGCGATCAACCGCGTAGCGGCCTGA
- a CDS encoding chemotaxis protein CheA — protein sequence MAAIKQTFFQECEEQLAELETGLLAIESEQSDEDTINAVFRAVHSIKGGAGAFGLDELVRFAHTFETVLDLMRGAQIDASPPLIKLMLRSSDILADLVRYSRDGGDMDQGRVAQLHDELTRIVDPDGAPEPAAEAAPVVTDDGEDSPAEGDDFYPITVSFDDLVGDDGEAAGANVFKVWFRPKPELYAKANDASKLLRELCALGEADVACDISEVPLLGELDPEGAYLAWNVRLSTESDEAAVREVFEFVEFDCDIRIEAEPAVDADFEFTPEPVAEVDAPAAIAANDQPAIPEAVMERLAEVVAEPAAKPAAAANAPATPAQQVQTTIRVDLDRVDRLIDLVGELVINQSMLAQRVTEAGIARLSEVAVGLDDLEQLTREIQDSVMAIRAQPVRPIFQRMSRVVREVADMTGKSVRLISEGENCEVDKTVIERLTDPLTHMIRNAIDHGLEKPEDRVKAGKPEQGVVRMTAAHRSGRVIIEVSDDGCGINRERVKEIAVKKGIIDAGAQLADNEIDDLIFAPGFSTASSVSDVSGRGVGMDVVKRSIQALGGRIAISSKPGKGTVFTLSLPLTLAVLDGMVVTVAGQTLVVPLTAIVETLQPKKSDVHGLGETARVISTRGSFIPLIDVGRELGYRGTEADPVGSVAIMVESENRAQSALLVDGIIGQQQVVIKSLETNYGHVFGVAAATILGDGRVAVILDVDAIVAGSRSEPSRAEPANRKRNAA from the coding sequence ATGGCGGCAATCAAGCAGACGTTCTTCCAGGAGTGTGAAGAACAGCTTGCCGAACTCGAGACCGGGCTCCTCGCGATCGAAAGCGAGCAGAGCGACGAGGACACGATCAACGCTGTCTTCCGGGCGGTGCATTCGATCAAGGGCGGAGCCGGGGCCTTCGGCCTCGACGAACTGGTTCGTTTCGCGCACACATTCGAGACCGTGCTCGACCTCATGCGCGGCGCTCAGATCGACGCCTCGCCGCCCCTGATCAAGCTCATGCTGCGCTCGTCGGACATCCTCGCCGACCTTGTGCGCTATTCGCGCGACGGCGGCGACATGGACCAGGGCCGCGTTGCCCAGCTCCACGATGAATTGACTCGCATCGTCGATCCTGACGGCGCCCCCGAGCCGGCGGCCGAAGCGGCGCCCGTGGTGACTGATGACGGTGAGGATTCCCCCGCCGAGGGCGACGATTTCTATCCGATTACCGTGTCATTTGACGATCTTGTCGGTGACGACGGTGAGGCCGCCGGCGCCAACGTCTTCAAGGTGTGGTTCAGGCCGAAGCCGGAACTCTACGCCAAGGCCAACGACGCCTCGAAGCTGCTGCGCGAACTGTGCGCGCTGGGGGAGGCCGACGTCGCCTGCGACATCTCCGAGGTCCCGCTGCTGGGCGAACTCGACCCCGAGGGCGCCTATCTCGCCTGGAACGTTCGCCTTTCGACCGAGTCGGATGAGGCCGCCGTTCGCGAGGTTTTCGAGTTTGTCGAGTTCGACTGCGATATCAGGATCGAAGCCGAGCCGGCCGTGGACGCCGATTTCGAGTTCACGCCGGAGCCGGTAGCCGAGGTCGATGCCCCCGCCGCCATCGCCGCCAACGATCAGCCGGCCATACCGGAGGCGGTCATGGAACGGCTGGCAGAAGTCGTGGCCGAACCGGCGGCGAAGCCGGCTGCGGCGGCGAATGCGCCCGCCACGCCGGCGCAGCAGGTGCAGACCACCATCCGCGTCGATCTCGACCGCGTCGACCGGCTGATCGATCTCGTCGGCGAGCTCGTCATCAACCAGTCGATGCTTGCCCAGCGAGTGACGGAAGCCGGCATCGCTCGGCTGTCGGAGGTGGCCGTCGGGCTCGACGACCTCGAGCAGCTGACCCGAGAGATCCAGGATTCGGTGATGGCGATCCGCGCCCAGCCGGTACGCCCGATCTTCCAGCGCATGTCGCGCGTCGTGCGCGAGGTCGCCGACATGACCGGCAAGTCGGTGCGGCTGATCTCGGAAGGCGAGAACTGCGAGGTCGACAAGACCGTCATCGAGCGGCTGACCGACCCGCTGACGCACATGATCCGCAACGCCATCGACCACGGCCTGGAAAAGCCCGAGGACCGGGTCAAGGCCGGCAAGCCCGAACAGGGTGTCGTCCGGATGACCGCGGCGCACCGTTCCGGCCGTGTGATCATCGAGGTTTCCGACGACGGCTGCGGCATCAACCGCGAGCGCGTCAAGGAAATCGCCGTCAAGAAGGGCATCATCGACGCCGGCGCCCAGCTTGCCGACAACGAGATCGACGACCTGATCTTCGCGCCGGGCTTCTCGACCGCCAGCTCGGTCTCCGACGTTTCGGGCCGCGGCGTCGGCATGGACGTGGTCAAGCGCTCCATCCAGGCGCTCGGCGGGCGCATCGCGATCAGCTCCAAGCCGGGCAAGGGTACCGTGTTTACGCTCAGCCTGCCGCTGACTCTCGCCGTCCTCGACGGCATGGTGGTGACGGTGGCCGGGCAGACACTGGTGGTGCCGCTGACGGCGATCGTGGAAACGCTGCAGCCCAAGAAGTCCGACGTTCACGGCCTTGGCGAGACCGCCCGTGTCATCTCGACCCGGGGCTCGTTCATTCCGCTGATCGATGTCGGCCGCGAACTGGGCTATCGCGGCACCGAGGCCGATCCGGTCGGCAGCGTCGCGATCATGGTCGAATCGGAGAACCGGGCCCAGAGCGCGCTTCTCGTCGACGGCATCATCGGCCAGCAGCAGGTCGTCATAAAGAGCCTTGAAACCAATTACGGGCATGTCTTCGGCGTGGCCGCGGCGACGATCCTCGGCGATGGCCGCGTCGCGGTCATTCTCGACGTCGACGCCATCGTCGCCGGCAGCCGTTCGGAACCGTCGCGTGCCGAACCAGCAAACCGAAAGAGGAACGCAGCATGA
- a CDS encoding chemotaxis protein CheW, with protein MMQAKENDALKNSELIAFRLGEQEFCLDIMSVRDIRGWTPTTPLPHSPAYVKGVINLRGSVLPVIDLSARLGFPTTEPTARHVIIVTQVGNQSVGLLVDAVSDILTITSESIQPTPDVASELARCFMKGVLAIEGRMISLIGLDSVIQSTHEGTGTLN; from the coding sequence ATGATGCAGGCCAAGGAAAACGACGCTTTGAAAAACAGCGAGCTGATCGCCTTCAGGCTCGGCGAGCAGGAATTCTGCCTCGATATCATGTCGGTGCGCGACATCAGGGGCTGGACGCCGACGACCCCGCTGCCGCACTCGCCGGCCTATGTGAAGGGCGTGATCAACCTGCGCGGCTCGGTGCTGCCGGTGATCGACCTGTCCGCCCGTCTCGGCTTCCCGACCACGGAGCCGACCGCGCGCCACGTGATCATCGTCACCCAGGTCGGCAACCAGTCGGTCGGCCTGCTGGTCGACGCGGTCTCGGACATTCTGACGATCACCTCCGAATCGATCCAGCCGACGCCGGACGTCGCCTCCGAGCTGGCGCGCTGCTTCATGAAGGGCGTGCTGGCGATCGAGGGCCGCATGATCAGCCTGATCGGCCTCGACAGCGTCATCCAGTCGACGCACGAGGGAACGGGAACGCTGAATTGA
- a CDS encoding CheR family methyltransferase, whose protein sequence is MSQAAAPQTSGIVPGEYLLTEEDFRRIASILHDHAGIQLSEAKAALVYARLAKRLRALGLESFRDYCTLVAGSSGLDERQRMVAALTTNVTKFFREAHHFEHLKQKVLPGLLDRARRGEEVRIWSAGCSNGQEPYTIALVLLSVMPDVARHDIRILATDIDPNMIAEGRAGEYPESALTDVPAEMRRRWLQRVSSTGETRFQVADEVQSLVAFRELNLFAKWPMKKRFDVIFCRNVVIYFDKTKQAELWTRFSAALKPGGHLYIGHSERVSGPSADHFVADGVTTWRQTRGGV, encoded by the coding sequence TTGAGCCAAGCCGCCGCGCCTCAGACGTCCGGTATCGTTCCTGGTGAGTATCTGCTCACCGAGGAGGATTTTCGCCGCATTGCGTCGATCCTCCACGATCATGCCGGAATCCAGTTGTCGGAGGCCAAGGCGGCACTCGTCTACGCCCGGCTGGCCAAACGGCTGCGGGCGCTTGGCCTGGAGAGTTTTCGCGACTATTGCACCCTGGTGGCGGGTTCGAGCGGGCTCGACGAGCGCCAGCGCATGGTCGCGGCGCTCACCACAAACGTCACCAAGTTCTTTCGCGAAGCGCATCATTTCGAGCACCTGAAACAAAAGGTGCTGCCGGGCCTGCTTGACAGGGCGCGGCGCGGCGAGGAAGTCCGGATCTGGTCGGCCGGCTGCTCGAACGGCCAGGAGCCCTACACGATCGCGCTGGTGCTGTTGTCGGTGATGCCCGACGTCGCGCGCCACGACATCCGCATCCTTGCGACCGACATCGACCCCAACATGATCGCGGAAGGGCGCGCCGGCGAATACCCCGAAAGCGCGCTGACCGACGTGCCGGCCGAGATGCGGCGGCGCTGGCTGCAGCGCGTCTCCTCGACGGGCGAGACACGTTTCCAGGTCGCCGACGAGGTGCAGAGCCTGGTCGCGTTCCGCGAACTCAACCTGTTCGCCAAATGGCCGATGAAGAAGCGTTTCGACGTCATCTTCTGCCGCAACGTGGTGATCTATTTCGACAAGACCAAGCAGGCCGAGCTGTGGACGCGCTTTTCCGCCGCGCTCAAGCCCGGCGGGCATCTTTATATCGGCCATTCCGAACGCGTTTCGGGGCCGTCCGCAGACCATTTCGTCGCTGACGGCGTCACGACCTGGCGCCAGACAAGGGGGGGAGTGTGA
- a CDS encoding protein-glutamate methylesterase/protein-glutamine glutaminase has protein sequence MMKPVRVLIIDDSATMRKIIRFALEANPGIEIVGEAPDPTEAFRMVDTLDPDVITLDIEMPKMNGIDFLRRVMKHRPRPVIMVSTLTVSGAAVTIEALAQGAFDCVAKPSLKDNASFDDLVEKVLAAGSGRHRARPPARPSSSEPREPRKTLGLGSISERVVAIGASTGGVEALITVLTEFPADCPPTVITQHMPANFTRSFADRLDRMCQPRVQEVEDRRPLSRGNVYIAPGGQFHLEVVQRGDTLESRLRAGDTVSGHRPSVDVLMGSVAQAAGGDAVGVILTGMGKDGADGLLKMSRAGARTIGQDEATSLIYGMPRVAFEVGAVQKQVALNSIAREIFAGAKARKEGSVLCHS, from the coding sequence GTGATGAAACCGGTAAGGGTTCTGATCATCGACGACAGCGCCACCATGCGCAAGATCATCCGCTTTGCGCTCGAGGCCAACCCCGGCATCGAGATCGTTGGCGAGGCGCCGGACCCGACCGAGGCGTTCCGCATGGTCGACACGCTCGATCCGGACGTGATCACCCTCGACATCGAGATGCCCAAGATGAACGGCATCGACTTCCTGCGCCGGGTGATGAAGCACCGCCCGCGACCGGTCATCATGGTGTCGACACTCACGGTGAGCGGCGCGGCAGTGACCATCGAGGCGCTCGCGCAGGGTGCCTTCGACTGTGTCGCCAAACCTTCGCTCAAGGACAACGCCTCCTTCGACGATCTCGTCGAGAAGGTACTGGCCGCTGGCTCCGGGCGCCATCGCGCCCGTCCGCCTGCGCGGCCATCGTCGAGCGAACCGCGCGAGCCGCGCAAGACGCTCGGGCTTGGCTCAATCAGCGAACGGGTTGTCGCCATAGGCGCTTCGACCGGCGGTGTTGAAGCGCTGATCACGGTACTGACAGAGTTCCCCGCCGACTGTCCGCCGACCGTCATCACCCAGCACATGCCGGCCAATTTCACGCGATCCTTCGCCGACCGGCTCGATCGCATGTGCCAGCCACGCGTGCAGGAGGTGGAGGACCGGCGGCCGCTGTCGCGGGGTAACGTCTACATCGCGCCGGGCGGCCAGTTCCACCTGGAAGTCGTGCAGCGCGGCGACACTTTGGAAAGCCGGCTTCGCGCCGGCGACACTGTTTCGGGTCATCGTCCGTCAGTCGACGTTCTGATGGGTTCGGTGGCGCAGGCCGCCGGAGGCGATGCGGTGGGGGTCATCCTGACCGGCATGGGCAAGGACGGCGCGGACGGGCTCCTGAAGATGAGCAGGGCCGGCGCACGGACGATCGGGCAGGATGAGGCGACCTCGCTCATTTACGGGATGCCGCGCGTGGCATTCGAGGTGGGCGCGGTGCAAAAGCAGGTAGCGTTAAACAGCATTGCGCGGGAGATCTTTGCCGGCGCCAAAGCAAGAAAAGAAGGGTCCGTGCTATGTCACTCCTAG
- a CDS encoding response regulator: MSLLAQLRILAVDDTTTSRMLLRDALETIGFRNIAVAADGEQAMQMMMKTPSHLIISDMNMPKMDGLQLLKAIRTYKPTARVPFMILTGNADKNVLVEGRKLGLNNYLNKPFTPADLKKALEAIVGRLH, from the coding sequence ATGTCACTCCTAGCCCAGCTGAGGATACTGGCGGTCGACGATACGACAACCAGTCGCATGCTTTTGCGCGATGCACTGGAAACGATCGGGTTCAGGAACATTGCGGTTGCCGCCGATGGCGAGCAGGCGATGCAAATGATGATGAAGACGCCCAGCCATCTCATCATCTCCGACATGAACATGCCCAAGATGGACGGGCTGCAACTCCTCAAGGCGATCCGCACCTACAAGCCGACCGCACGCGTGCCGTTCATGATCCTGACCGGCAACGCCGACAAGAACGTCCTCGTCGAAGGGCGCAAGCTCGGCCTCAACAACTACCTCAACAAGCCGTTCACTCCCGCCGATCTGAAGAAGGCGCTCGAAGCGATCGTCGGGAGGCTTCATTGA
- a CDS encoding chemotaxis protein CheD, with product MIGARPERVHVIQGECFVTDKQDAVLTTVLGSCVAACMRDPVLKIGGMNHFLLPGGGEGSGNNEAERFGVYLMELLVNGLLKRGARRENLETKLFGGARTVQGFADIGGKNIEFARHFLENEQISYVGGSVGGDQGRRLEYHPATGKARQFLLPRTVAPVPRPEPRVPQVPASGELELF from the coding sequence TTGATAGGGGCACGTCCCGAACGCGTTCACGTCATCCAGGGAGAGTGTTTCGTTACGGACAAGCAGGACGCGGTTCTGACCACCGTGCTCGGCTCCTGCGTGGCGGCCTGCATGCGCGACCCGGTCCTGAAGATCGGCGGCATGAACCATTTCCTGCTTCCCGGCGGCGGCGAAGGTTCGGGCAACAACGAGGCCGAGCGGTTCGGCGTCTATCTGATGGAGTTGCTCGTCAACGGCCTGCTGAAGCGCGGCGCCCGGCGTGAGAACCTGGAGACGAAGCTGTTCGGTGGCGCGCGCACCGTGCAGGGTTTTGCCGACATCGGTGGCAAGAACATCGAATTCGCCCGGCATTTCCTGGAAAACGAGCAGATCTCCTATGTCGGCGGCAGCGTCGGCGGGGACCAGGGCCGGCGCCTCGAATACCACCCGGCAACGGGCAAGGCGCGCCAGTTCCTGTTGCCGCGCACCGTCGCTCCGGTCCCGCGTCCCGAACCGCGCGTTCCGCAGGTACCGGCGAGCGGCGAACTCGAACTGTTCTGA
- a CDS encoding LysR substrate-binding domain-containing protein: MAFTFRQLQYFVAVAEQGAVSRAAQILSISQSSVTEAIKELEGDLGVELFERHPRGLSITHKGHQFLRHATKILGDVSDARLTFSRDPEALTGRLQLGVTSLVAGYVLSDLLARYRRAYPGIDVSAIEDNGEYLEHLLIGGELDVAVMVTSNLRDRMALQAEILEVSPYRLWLPLGHRLAGADIIALEDIAGEPLIMLTIDEIEESTGKLLAALGTRPHVAFRTRSVEAVRSLVATGAGVALLPDLIYRPWSLEGDRIESRDISGSLPVVQVGMVWRRGSGLAQTARDFIGIAQGQRTNRHR, translated from the coding sequence ATGGCCTTCACCTTCCGCCAGCTGCAATACTTCGTCGCCGTAGCCGAACAGGGCGCCGTGTCACGCGCCGCGCAGATACTGTCGATCTCGCAATCCTCGGTCACGGAAGCAATCAAGGAACTCGAAGGCGACCTTGGCGTGGAACTCTTCGAACGGCATCCGCGGGGCCTTTCGATCACGCACAAGGGACATCAGTTCCTGCGCCATGCCACCAAGATCCTCGGCGACGTCTCCGATGCCCGACTGACCTTCTCCCGCGATCCGGAAGCGCTCACCGGCCGACTGCAACTGGGCGTGACATCGCTGGTTGCCGGCTATGTGCTGTCGGATCTCCTGGCCCGATACAGACGCGCCTATCCGGGCATCGACGTTTCCGCGATCGAGGACAATGGCGAATATCTCGAACACCTGCTGATCGGCGGCGAACTCGACGTCGCGGTGATGGTGACCTCCAACCTTCGCGACCGCATGGCGCTGCAGGCCGAAATCCTCGAGGTTTCGCCCTATCGGCTGTGGTTGCCTCTGGGCCATCGCCTGGCCGGCGCCGACATCATCGCGCTCGAGGACATTGCCGGGGAACCGCTGATCATGCTCACGATCGACGAGATTGAGGAGAGTACGGGCAAGCTGCTGGCCGCGCTGGGCACCCGTCCCCATGTCGCCTTCCGCACCCGGTCGGTCGAAGCCGTGCGCAGCCTCGTGGCAACCGGAGCAGGCGTGGCCCTTTTGCCGGACCTGATCTACCGCCCGTGGTCGCTAGAAGGTGACCGCATCGAGTCGCGCGACATCTCCGGTTCGCTGCCGGTCGTGCAGGTAGGCATGGTCTGGCGGCGCGGCTCCGGCCTCGCCCAGACGGCGCGCGACTTCATCGGTATCGCACAGGGCCAGCGCACAAACCGGCACCGCTGA